Genomic window (Clarias gariepinus isolate MV-2021 ecotype Netherlands chromosome 4, CGAR_prim_01v2, whole genome shotgun sequence):
ACTTTGTTCACATTAGTGTTCATCCTTTATTCACTCTCGGTATTTATCAGGTTTAGTGTTTGTCCCATTACCCATGTTCATGGTAGCAAGCGACAAGTCATCCTTATTACTTCTCGACGTACCGTATGTACGTAACACAGTTGCAGAGATAAGCGACGTGACTCCATGACAAGTAAGATCTTtgttattgattatttaaattaatgattCCACCGAGCTTGCACCGCTAGTCTAATCTGCTAGTCCAgcgctaatatatatatatatatatatatagagctACATATGTATAGCTAAAAAAATtccacacaggccacgcccacgaCAGACAAACTACAAGCTAGGAAAGATGCTCGACACTTCCCAGCATGAACATAGGATTAGCGTTGCTGTATtgtttcctcctttttttgttctaagatctagctttattttttcatggGGTATTCCATGCTAACATCGATGCATCTTCATGTAACCTCGCCATAATTTCTGGAGTAGAACCTCACTAACAAACATGCTTTGACATGCTGGAGCGCTAAAAACGTGACACAATCAAGGAATCTGCAAAGTCAGCAAGCTTGGGGGGTTATGGGATGCTCCTTGTTTCATTAAAGTGACTTCATGTTAGTGGGGTAGAACTTGACATCCTTTCCAGTACTGTCTTCTAGCatttcagtataaaagacaaaaactaaTGTAAACCTTTTTACCTTTACAACGAATGTAATGAAACATCCAAGATGTGTTTTTTTGGGGAGAtatttgcatctttttttttgcattttggcaTTGGACTGTCAGCAAACAAGACATGGAAGTGACATTGCAGTGACACAATGGAACTAATGCCATCTCTAAGCAAGAACTAAACCTCAGCATGAACCTGACCACTGGAACATTATGATGGCCGCCATCTCGGACAATCAGGATCTATCTACGTTACAAGCTACATTATGGTGACTGACGTGTCCATGTTCGGTTTGTTCTAAAGGACGTCTGTAGTAACACGTTTGTCACACTAAATATCCCAATTGTActgactatacacacacacacacacacaccttaatctAACACACTGATTGATTGATCCCCTATTGTAAGTGCCGCTTGTTGCATTTGATCACTAGAAGATCACATGACCAGAATTTATCCATGATGCACCCATGCTAGGAACTAGCGGCTTACCTAAAACCCTCAGACACACCATTTCTCCAATACGTCGCGAGACTTCTCTTACTTGTTAGCTACATTAGCACACttgcaaaattataaaaagacGGAAACATCCGACACCAAACACGTCTTGGCAAGTCCACTACAGGAGCAACTCTAATCCGTAAAACTGAGATTACAATTCCAAATCCGATACATTTTTACTCCAGTTATCCCTCTTGAGTTTATAcacatatagatatatacaatttatattttttatacatatatatatatatatttatatatactttgttAAAAAGAGGAGAAGggattaaaagaataaaaaatattgtgcagTACCTCTatgaacattcattcattcattaattcatacATGAATTCATTTCTTCACACACATccgcattcacacactcatatgtcgacattttttttttttataaacattggTAAAACTGCGAGCGCACAACTTGAGCCCCGGCAAGTTTATGTGGATGAGCGTCGGAGCCCGAGTTCAGGTTGACTTTGCCTTTGCACTTTGGTTCTCCCCCATTTAACTGATCCGTACTGGATTGGCAACTTGGCATCGAAGCAGAGTGACTCGAACCCTCGCCAGTCCCCGTTATGACCTTTGACCCCTGTGAACCAGCCCGCGATGTGCCTGGATGGGAGCTCTCATGGTTGATCCAATCCTGAATGGCTATCTCTTTCGAGTTCTGAAGTTTGAGTCGGTCTGCATCtgaaagctccgcccccttctCGGCACCCCCCTGTTCACGCCAGTCATTAATGACTGCAAGTTCGCCAAAGTCCCGCTGCCCACCCAAAGTGTGTCTCCGACGgactcttttctctttcttcctgTTATTTTTGTGTCCTCCGATGCCAAACATGTCATCCGCAGACAAGCGGAAATGGGACTTCAACCTCTCGGTGATACTGAGATGCTTTGCTGGTTCTGTCTGGCTGTGGGACGAGGAAGGGGCGGAGCTGAGGCTTCCCACAGAACGGCCTTTTTTTACTGCTTCCAGAACACGAGAAAGACGGCTCGGTTCGCTTCGACTTATCCTCTCGCCTTCTCGGCTGGCTCCAGCTTCTAATGACGAATCGCTGTCGGTTTTCTGGTGCAAGGACCGCCTTTTGGACGTGTTGAATGCGGTCAGCCTTTGTGAAGGCATGATGTAGCGGTTTAAAGATTTTTGAACCTTTGGACACTCTGCCCTTCCAGGGACGGGGTGCCCTGTGGATGGGGTAACAGGAGTCGCTGTGCATCTGATAAAAACAGGAAACTCAGTCTCGCTGTCTGTCTCCATGTGTCGTCCTTCGCTGATCAGCTCGCTGCGCTCGTCATCTGCCTCGTCTCCACCCCGGCTCTGCAAATCTGCACTGAGCACACTTGATTCCGCCCCTGTCAGGAACGTCATAGAGGAGGTGGTCGAGTAATCCGAAGTGATAGAGCTGACTTCTGCTGTGGCTGATCCCCCGACAGGGCCGGTTGGAGGTAGATCTGTGCCAGAGGAAGCTTCTATGTCCCAAAGTCTCAACCGATTTCTGGATCTGGACATTTCTGGGTTTACGGTGCTAAGGTCCTCCACCTGAGGAGATGATTCAGATGTGGAGCTTTTGGAAAGAGGCGGAGACCGAAACCGCAGACTGGGCAGCGTATAGTATTTTTGGGATTCTGACATCTTGCCAGGAGGGTATTTCTTCAAAAAGAACGAGTTCCTGTGCTCTTTGCGCCCCTTGGAAGTTTTTTCAGGTTCTTTTTCTTCATGTGAGTCTCCTGCTTTATCCTGATCCATGGGTTTCTGGTCCTGCAGCTCGCTCCCAAGAAAAACAGCATCCAGGTCATCTTCAGAGCTGCTAGCATGCAGCCTTTCTTTGGGTTTCTTGCGTTTGCGATTAGCTGCAGCAAAGATGGAGGAGACCAGTTCGAGGCTGTACTGGTCCTTCCCAGACCCCCACgaaccctgagagagagagagagaggggagacgGCAGAGACAAATATAAGAGGAAACACTGATGATGGAGAAGGTGAAACAGCACCAACATCATCGAGAGCACCATTTAGAGCAGGAAGACAAAGATCTAACCGCTGTGGCCATTGCAACACCACTCCACCTGCTCCTCTGAAATCGgctcaaataaaagaaagacagagtcAAAAGAGAAAAGAGTCTCAGTAAAAAAGTGCCAGAGCTTATAAAGCACACCAGCAACACTCTCAGTGAGATCATTGATTCACCAACATCTCGGTCTACACAATAATCTCTGAATAATCTGCATAAGTCAAATCTCTCCAATTGAAAAATTATcaatttaatctttttaataaTCCAATAGtcaccttttttttgtctttctacaTTTAGGTTTTTGTATTCTGATGTGCTCTTTGTGTAAGATGAGGCAACTTACGTGAACAGACTGAAAGCAgatctatacagtacataaagtaTATTAGCAGCACTGACTTGGACCTCTGCACGTATACATGATATGATATGAAATAATATATGATATGGGTGCACTGCTTTAGATACATCAGTCTAGCAAGCGGTCATGACAAGCGTGATCTATGCAGAAAGCACGTCTCGATGGGTTCTGATCCGTCTGTCAGAGCTGCTCGTGTTTGATTCGTTTGTGAAAATTCGGGCTTCGTACCTGACTGTGTTTAAAATAGGGTTTGAAAATCAGACTCGTACTCACCTTCGATTTGGCAGAATCACTAGTGGGTGAATCTGTGGAtaaagaaatagagagagagagagagagagagagtatatgaggaaataaatacaatctaTGAGTTCCCTCAGTCCAAACACAGAGTCAATAATGAGGAAAGACAGGGAGGACAAGACACTGTGTAAGACGGGATAACAGGTGAGAGTGCAGGGAGTGCATGCAGATGAGTTTAGAAAGAACATATTGCATAACCAATAGTCTAAGGGGTGCTCCACCTGATCCACCTGATCCACCTGATCCACCTGATCCACCTGGACCTGATCCAACGCCTCCCCGGACCCTTAACAAATGCCATGCTGTAAaacacctccccctccccctagTAAGAGGAACCGGATCAGGTCTCGCTCTACCCCCCTGCACTTTAATTCTAACTCTGAAAGGTATTGGGAACTAGATTAAATCTGACTCCACCCCCTGGACATCTGACTTTCCCTAATTAAGCGGAGCTGATTTTGTTCTAAAGTTACCCCCTGGACTTTTGGTTTGACACCACCCAGGAAGTAACAGCTGGATCAGGTTCAACTCCAACCCCTGGATTTTTGGTTTGACTCTGCTCATTTACTAGAAGTTAGATCCGGTCTATCTCCCCTATCTGGACTTGTGGTCTGACACTACACAAGTGTTAGGAGCTAGATCAGATCTGACTCCACCCCATCagcttttgatttgatttaggaATTAGGAGCTGATACAAGTCTGACTCCATCTGCTGGACTTTCGGTCTGACTGCACAGGTCGGAGGAGCTGGATCGGGTATGACGCTACCCTCTAGACTTTTGGTCTTAGGTCTGATGCCACTCCCTGGACTCTTTGGTTTGTCTCTGACCAGGTAAGAAGAGCTGGATCAGTTCGTAATCTACCCCCtggacttttttgtttgttttttgcttcaCTCAGGTCGcaggagcaagatcaggactgaGTCCAACCCAGGAACCTTTGGTTTTACAGtaagattaatatatatatatattttttttaaatatgtgtgaGTGTCATGTCCTCCAGCAGGGGGAGAACTTTTCCTGCTTTCCCAgctaaagaataaagaaataagtaaatttaaaaagtttttcatGATTAAGGCAGGAAGCCATCATGAAAGTGGTAAAGATTCGTTTGGATGCGCAATCATGGTACTGAGTGTTGCTGTAGTCATGACCGGAGACACGACATGGATGGTCATGCATGTGGGATATGGTAGTTTTGGTGTTTAAGGCAGCATGCACTTAATCATCATTATTAGGAAATGATTAAGAACGAAAGAAAATTGctaaggagagaagaaaaaaatgggggcaaatatacatttataacttTGTGGTTTtcttcagaaataaaataataagaaataaaacggaaaaaaaggaaaacagtgCTACGATTTCTAAGAATCGAATGACACCGAACATAGAGCTTATCTTCTATGACAACTGAGGAGGTGAAAACAGAAGGATAGACAAGGAAAAGAGAATAAGAAGAGAGATTCGGCTACATTTCGAGGCGGTGTCATGGCAACAGTAGCATGGCAACGACAGGGGATGACTATGGAACCAACCAAGAGGAGAAGTGACGGGGGGAGTCAGAGAGGGGCTAGCTACGGAGAAAAGACAACACTAAGTGTTAGAGAtggaaaataagtaaataaaggaAAAGTAAATTAACAATTTGAGTTTGAGTTTTCTTAAACTTAAATTTCAAGTGGAGTTTCTTCTTCAGGAGCCGAGCCCCCCCTGCACACcccttttatttgtaattttttgtgGAGACAGATGGTATGAGCAAGCGAGGTTCAGGAGCAGAGGAGCATTACCGTGCCGTCACTCCATTGGGTCAGCattcagagagacagagatagagagaaagagagaaaggcagagaaagagaaaaagaaaaggaaaggggCACAAGAGAAAGGCATTCCCCTCGCTCCcgattgtgtttttgttttggtcCTCCCCTGTTCCTTTcatctctttttgttttcttttcacagGAAGCGAGGGTTCCTGCAGATTAGGCAGCTACAGTGCGGGCAACAGTCCTCTTTCTTCCTACAGCTCCATCTGTCCATCACGGACATGAGCGAGTCCATCAGTGACATCACCGCGTGATAGACTCCTCCCACCTGGCCTGTGTCAAGATCAGGAGTGTGTGAAATGCTGCGAATGGCCTTAGGAGACGCGACACGGCCGGGCTACGGACAGAGGGATCAGACATTTGGCAAGCTTGCTCTTTGAGGAttctgacgttttttttttattttatttaatttaatttcgtTTTTTCgttgttatttctttttctttcttttttttttgcaagaaagCTCATGCCATGTTAGCGTGAGAAAGCTTAGTGAAGAAAACGGGTGTGGGAAAGACTGGGGATTAAATCAGATTAATGGCAAAATTTCATAGAAACAATAATGACTGCTATTTCTTTTCACATTCATGTATTAAGCAGCAGTATGGAAGAATCAGCTTTACTGTCAAAATGCTTCATTTCAATGTAgattaatatgtaaatatatatatatttagcagCTGTGCGCCAAAATACGATAGAGTACTAGCCGCCACATCAgtccacatttttatttatttatttttttaacgttAACTTTCTTGCTACACCACATACCCACCAAGCGGCGGCAGAGTTCCATACTGCTGCTTTAAGCAAATCATGACATAAGCCCCTCTATTTTCTGCCCTCAGAGCTCTATTTTTTGCTCAAACACTGTTTCTGACAGTGTGGGAGGGGCTAAAGACAGAGACTCCGCCTCCTACATGCAGTGAGCCAGTGAGACGCATTACCTGACACTTCCCCTTGAGAGACGCCGGTGCGGCCGATGTTGGTGAGCAAGTGGTCAATGTTTGGAACCGGCTGCGTCTCCACCGCGCTGTCCGTCTGGACCACCGTCTGCACAGGGAGAGAGACGGAGTCTGATAAAGGACGATCCGGTTATCTATCTGTCCCTCCATCTATCCGTCTCTCCATCCTTGgctgtctctgtgtgtttagCTGACTGATTGTCTgactgtccatccatccatctatccatcattCTATCTCGAGCTATACGTCCATCTGTGTCAATGTCCagctatctgtctgtctgcttcactctgtctatctatctatcattttgtctgtctatctctgTTATCCATCCATAATTTTGAATGTATGTGCCTagctatctgtctatctgtccatccatccttctGTCTGCCTATGTCTAGTTAAAGGTCTGTctctttatccatccatccatccatccatccatccatcattctATCTGGCAGTctgtttgtatttgtatatatgTCTAGGTATAGTTCTGTCCGTATGCTTGTCCATCAATGCATTGATCCAGTCTTGTGTATgtgttcatccatccatccatccatccatccatccatccatccatcagtaTATagctatctgtctatctgtccatccatcattctgtctgcctgtctacaTATTTGTCTgcctgtccatccatccatccatccatccatccatctaactTCCTCTTTCATCTGTTTGTCTCTCCGTCAGTCTGATAAAAGGTTAGAGGATCCACACACCTCCGGTTCCTCTTCTCCATCATCAGTGAAGAACCAGTCGTACTGTAAAAGACAGGAACAGCtcattacagtacatgttagaTAAAATATGAagtgtacacgtgtgtgtgtgtgtgtgtgtgtgtgtgtgtgtgtgtgtgtgtgtgtgtgtgcttacgtGTTGAATGAGTGTCTCCACAATCTTGTACTGATCAGGCATGTGTGTGACCATGTGTGTCATGTTGTCCTCAGACGTGCGGACCAGTGTGGGGCCGAACACGATGGCTAGATTCCGCGGCTCCAtctgacgcacacacacacacacacacacacacacacacacacacacacacacacacaacacaaatgaAATATGAATCGATGATGATCTAGAGATGATGATGAAACAGAAGGACGTGTGAAACGACGTGTACTTTGTTCTTCTCGGAGTTTTCAGCCACAGTTTTAAGGTGAGCCGAGAGGAACTTCAGCGTCTCGTAGTGATGATCCGGCAActcgtggagctgaaacgacacacacacacacacacacacacacacacacacacacacacacacacacacacttagctaAGAATGCTGATCCACGTAGGTTTGATTATTTCTGACTTGTGTTTTGTTGATTACGTTTCCCACACAGTAATAATCACTTCTTTCACTTTACACTAATAACTGTGGAGTTTAGTTTCCTGTAGAAATAAACACTCAGGGAGTGAAGTTCAGACGGGCGTGGACTCACCAGCCGCTTCAACACCTTCAGCCTCTCCACCGGGTCCTCTGTTCTGTTCCCCTCGATGAAGTCTCCGTATTTCTCTAccgagcgcgcgcgcacacacacacacacacacacacacacacacacacacacacacacgtcagtcACATTTACAAATCCACTGTCTGATTGAAAAGATCATAATGTAGTGCATtaggaatctgtgtgtgtgtgtgtgtgtgtgtgtgtgtgtgatgatctCTGAGCGAAGCTGTCATGTTTCTTACCGTTAGTGAAGAGCGGATCAGGAAGCTTCCTGAAGAAAGATTTTAATAAACTGCTGATCACATTGAGGTCTTTCCATTTCTGATCAGAAACACGAGAGCAGAGAGGAAATGATTCACATTAATCACATTAATCACTGTTACTACAACTACTACActcaataataatataatataataataataataataataataataataatgatgatgaggtaataataaacatgttgataaataaatcatgtaaaatattatgttatatatatatatatatatatatatatatatatatataaataacatgtaaatgatatataaataaataaataaaataaataaataaataaatacataagaaaACTTAGTAACACCActggtttttaataaaaaatgaataattaatatgaaaatatgtaaaattattattattattattattattattattaatactgatgttatggttgttataaaataataaaaacaataattatttttactacatttatttataaacactttataaatgaatttatataaaaatagttaaaaaatataataataataataataataataataataatttataaaatgtatagatCATCTGGCGAATAAATTAGACATTACGATAAATAAAccaacaagcaaacaaataaaaaaagaaataatgaaagaaattaaTACGATTTATGAATGGAAAATAAGCCactaattaattattacagAATTAATTCTAAAACCCTAATAATTGTAttgttgtttataataataataataataataataataataagcaaacaataattaaatctataaaccaatcatttaattacaattaattaaacaaaaacataaataagacaACCCGCGTTGCTAATTTAAGGTGATTGATGTCGGTGCGGCGCCGCGACTCACGTCCTCCTGAACGTCGATCTCGCCCCCCCCTCTGTTCAGTTCCTCCTGCATGCTGGAGATGGCAGCGTTGTTCCCCGGCACTCTGTAAATCCCAGTGTACTCCAGTCCCTTCTCCTCCACCAGATTACAACACACCTCTACGATTAGAGGCAcgaactaacacacacacacacacacaaacacacactattaaattatattttataattatagaagtcctttataaatataaaaatataaagtccTTTTATTGAGAGACCTGGCTTTTTATGTTACATAAAcgattaatttctttatttgaagtgagtgtttgtgtttaaatgtggtGGTCTAGAAGAGGATAGTGAAAAACCCCGTCTCTGAGAGGCGTGTCCTTCACCCTGTCTAATGATGTGGAGCTGGAGCTCAGAACAGCTGCGTAACCCGAAtacaagattttttataaaaaaggatCAGTGACTGTAGTGAAGAGTGTGTCATTTGGGACACAGCCGTAGCTCTTACTCTGTTATTGTGAGCAGGAGGACAGTCGTCCAGTCGAACCCCAAACGTCACCCCGGGCGCGGCCTTCTTCTCGAACGGCTTCCTCATCAGTCCCGCCATCCCTTTCCTCCGCAGGCCCTTATCCTTCGGCGGGCTCGCTTCATCTGACCAGCAGACCACAAACAGCAGGTCAATGACTTTATCCTGACCTACTAGATAACTTCACCTGATTTACTCGattaatcttaatcttaatcCAGCCATCACAGCTCAACACATTATTACTTAAATTAACTATATGTAGTGTTTATATAGcagaaatataataaagaatattgaaatatacaaacatataaaaaaacagttaaatagTTTCTGTAATGTCTAGaaatataaatgattttttgttgatttataaaaaaaagctaatttatgctaatcaattattaattaaaaaaaggaagttttaaaattacatttcttattTCAGACAAAGCAAAcgtaaaaatgtcataaaatacataaaaattaaaaatatataaaacatataaaacatgcacatgcacagtAAATAGCAATTAagcaatttaataattaaacaattttcattttcagattatttcttatttatttattttatttatttatctatttatttattttcctggagttttatttcttatttatttattttatttatttatctatttatttattttcctggagaaactaaataaataataaaataaaataaaaccaaataataaataaagaaatggatATAGttaacaataaaatgaaacaaaaaacaaaagtgcgacaatataattttaaaattaaatctacTGCTTTTAATAAAGTGAGtaattaaatagttaaataaatagtaGACCTGCACgatttgcattaaaaacaatCACATTGCAATTACTCATTTAACTATTAAACTTATTTAAcgtacaaaattttattaaaacattaccaTTTAGTGTTCAAATGTATTCTTTGAGCCTAACAGAAAATAACTGGACAAATTATCTTATTAAAAGGATGtctgcaaatatttatttatttatttatttatttacaactcaaaggtatataaaaaaaataaactgaaattctaaacaaactctaCAGAAATCCCCGACTATGTGTATGTTACATGCAGGCTTTTGTGCTTAAATAATGGCACCGCTCCGTATCAGGATTTCGATTTCTTTGCAGTGAATCATGCAGCGCTAATGTACAAACTCACAcgagtaaataaacaaacacagcaGACACAAAAGCTCAGAAACGCTCACTGGGTCATAATTCATCACACAGCAGACATTATATGATCCTTATAATCTTTATTCTATTTGTTCTCCTGAATAAATCCCATCCCCCCTTAAAATCAGCCTGATGAAGAGACAGGGGTGTGTTTAAGGCGGAGACGTGTCCGCCGTACCTCTGTGTGTGATCCTCCTGTCCTGATCCCTGTGGGGCGAGAGGGGGCTCGGGGTTTTATTCCCCCCCAGCAGGGTGTGTCTGATACTCAGAGACTGACGAGAGGACCTCGGGGACGGCTCGGTCTTACTGCTGGGGGgactgggacacacacacacacacacacacacacaccagtcacaTGTACAATCCAACTGTATGACTGTGAATAGTTTATAATGTAGTGCATTAATGATCTCTTATTAAACAAAACAGTGTAGTGTAGAGAGGGAGAGGTGAAGTGAAGTCAGTCTGCTCACACACTCCTCTCGTCTCCTCACCTCATCAGAGTGGTGTACTCCTTGATCTTGCGGTTGATGAGGTCTGTGCTCGTGATCAGAGCGTTCTAAAGGAAAGAAGACATGCGCGTAAGTCACAGAACAGCTATAacgttatttattaatatttagttAATTAGTCAaatataatatccgtatatgtCTCTATGATAAGCCAGTTTATGTTATAATGCTAGTATATCGCGGTTACTTACTAATATAATTATGTTATAATGGTTTGGTAAATTTTTGCCTTTTGACCtgcattttcttccttttttttctttctttttttgttgttaatgttGTGCGTGCTGGTATTAGTgattttatatctttataaaggttttagcacaattttaaacttgtttggtggtgaaatattttttttaacttacctgcaatttttttttcaatttgattttaattattttgctaatttattgtgcaataaaacaaaatacattaaaatattaaatattatacagcAATTGATTTGCCATTACtacttttttcataattttaactatttctattttatttgaaatttctTAGATGTTTATATACCTTAAACAAAATATCATTAACAAATTTTactgtttaattaataaaaaaaatcaacacaatTTTGTTGGCAGTTTATTAGCCAACCTAAAAATCACGAAACCTCACACATCAGACATAAAAACACTTTGAGACGATCCATAAACGCTGTAGCAATAAACCAGTGGAATACGTCTAAAGTTCTGCTCCTGAAGACGCATGCCGTACCTCCTCGTCCAGGTTGCTGTTCTCCTGAATGGCTCGTATCCAGGCGAGCATGTCCTCCCTGTCCTCGGCCTGGAACAGGTACTCGCGGTCCGAGGTGGTCAGCCTCAGCACGTTCTTCCTCTTGGTGTCGCTGTAGGAGATGTCGATCAGACAGGCCTTGATGCTGATGGACACAGGCTCCTCCTCCGTGTGTGAGTTGGGTGTCTGTCCCTCCTTCTTGTCCTTGTAGAGATAGAGCGAGTGGCCACGGAGCACAGCGTACATCTGCCTCCATGGACGCATGCCGCCGCCCACACGCTGGGAAGAGGTAATGACGTACAGAGACACAGACGACAACAAGATTAGGAAAAATATTCAGCACTGGTGTCGTGACCGAGCAAAGCCACTGTGACTGACCCCGTGTGCTTGTGTAGTGGGAGGAGTTAATAAAACACTCGGTGGCATGCTGCTTTAGTAAAACAATTCACTTTACGGTGGTATGATGGAGTTACTGTTGTGTTGTAATCCAATTATATAGCAGAACCTcaataaggaaaaagaaaatatttctctggggcaataataataacaattatcttttattattattattattattattattgttgttagtattattatatttattatttaatacgttacgtttttttttttaattgttttgacAGACCCTAGTATGAAACTCTTCCAATTGGTTGAGATGCCACTTTATGGTAAAAATATCAATAcattcacaataaataaataaataaataaataaaaagtagtcccataaaatgcttaaaattttGGGAAACTTGTTCCACTTTATTTCTCCAGGAACGCTTCAAAAAACAATGTAAAGACACAGATATTAAAAGACACTGCGATGTCTTGTGGACGCCatagatatacagtagtgtCTCAATGTGCTCTACCAAAAGGTTGACATGAACGTTACAGGTTTAA
Coding sequences:
- the LOC128520130 gene encoding rho GTPase-activating protein 21-B-like isoform X1, which gives rise to MLGCVVDRNSSVKNLICDLYCAFNTQCKKDGPDASELSPMSPMSPMVPVDQLFSWPGPKTLLLHRTSQGFGFTLRHFIVYPPESAVHSSFKDEDNGSGGRSQCRLEPMDTIFVKQVKEGGSAHQAGLCTGDRIVKVNGESIIGKTYSQVIALIQNSDSSLELCVMPKDEDILQLFSRDITALAYSKDAYLKGNEAYSGNAQNIPEPPPVCYPRIEPKTPGMTHTDEPSAPAETHGVLSQGAEPSPDVGYCVEVPIPQSAPAPQVSKLQTVAAVYNESVQVTGAGVSDSLECPLHPHGTTSNHRLQETKNTPMCTSSLENLSSVRPRSQTTPFTRGPQLRYTPKRPPEPPGFSTHIPMHTPFHPDSTSTPSSRHAMSPFTPSPPTVASSPCSPMHQNIDWRNYTTYKEYIDNKRLYTYGSRTIQERLDSLRAASQANKANRSTEGTNGSLSRQRSTGHERGPANSGVQSRCSVSQERLEEKKRATSRDWHRSASQDELPSSTKSTCKPRAKSCDYLGRQVESKISLMDRRVYGRTETEEEALICTGEEARGCRQSLSLSKVAQTQRTAVGEQGSLPGINAKSKVTDPILNSSVENPGNDAASKARLPIQTSVLDNSYVAKALASLNTGVSAASVTTKNQRTALKPNHVSHGRLPESHREHVGSSPCPDPAKDQRTEQDGSLVAANGSVAEGLEGAEAMVVVMRREKTKMSGLLPIRHPSYIQAVSDGGGRAEKLQKMPKCWRSIDAAQDGCKQWVGEECNPLGHLHASLDSIPFIDEPSSPSADLDEVHFPVCSIVSAVPPSPTLSSAVLHRQLSHDQDSLRLAVLDSDSGAKTERSKSCDEGLDNYRDEGRGKLIKHITGLTGLRKAVDRSSEDSGSRRNSLSDAFVNATKEGVLHFRQFSSDKGKRVGGGMRPWRQMYAVLRGHSLYLYKDKKEGQTPNSHTEEEPVSISIKACLIDISYSDTKRKNVLRLTTSDREYLFQAEDREDMLAWIRAIQENSNLDEENALITSTDLINRKIKEYTTLMSPPSSKTEPSPRSSRQSLSIRHTLLGGNKTPSPLSPHRDQDRRITHRDEASPPKDKGLRRKGMAGLMRKPFEKKAAPGVTFGVRLDDCPPAHNNRFVPLIVEVCCNLVEEKGLEYTGIYRVPGNNAAISSMQEELNRGGGEIDVQEDKWKDLNVISSLLKSFFRKLPDPLFTNEKYGDFIEGNRTEDPVERLKVLKRLLHELPDHHYETLKFLSAHLKTVAENSEKNKMEPRNLAIVFGPTLVRTSEDNMTHMVTHMPDQYKIVETLIQHYDWFFTDDGEEEPETVVQTDSAVETQPVPNIDHLLTNIGRTGVSQGEVSDSPTSDSAKSKGSWGSGKDQYSLELVSSIFAAANRKRKKPKERLHASSSEDDLDAVFLGSELQDQKPMDQDKAGDSHEEKEPEKTSKGRKEHRNSFFLKKYPPGKMSESQKYYTLPSLRFRSPPLSKSSTSESSPQVEDLSTVNPEMSRSRNRLRLWDIEASSGTDLPPTGPVGGSATAEVSSITSDYSTTSSMTFLTGAESSVLSADLQSRGGDEADDERSELISEGRHMETDSETEFPVFIRCTATPVTPSTGHPVPGRAECPKVQKSLNRYIMPSQRLTAFNTSKRRSLHQKTDSDSSLEAGASREGERISRSEPSRLSRVLEAVKKGRSVGSLSSAPSSSHSQTEPAKHLSITERLKSHFRLSADDMFGIGGHKNNRKKEKRVRRRHTLGGQRDFGELAVINDWREQGGAEKGAELSDADRLKLQNSKEIAIQDWINHESSHPGTSRAGSQGSKVITGTGEGSSHSASMPSCQSSTDQLNGGEPKCKGKVNLNSGSDAHPHKLAGAQVVRSQFYQCL